The following coding sequences are from one Microbacterium sp. SORGH_AS_0969 window:
- the glgB gene encoding 1,4-alpha-glucan branching protein GlgB has protein sequence MSTLPAELLDAVAYGTHHDPHSVLGAHETAEGWVIRVRRPLAKDVVAELDDGTTAVLSHVRGGIWEGSVPGHPGAYRVRSTYDDGVGHVADDPYRFPPSVGELDLHLIAEGRHEELWRVLGAHVREIDGISGTAFTVWAPNARAQRVIGDFNGWDGQGSAMRSMGSSGIWELFVPGVGVGARYKFEILARSGAWVQKADPMARLAEVPPATASVVTDSAYTWSDDSWIAERSNSAPIDRPMSVYELHLGSWKQGLSYRDAADEIIAYVGAQGFTHVEFLPLAEHPFGGSWGYQVSGYYAPTSRFGDPDDLRYLIDRLHQAGIGVIMDWVPGHFPKDEFALARFDGEALYEHPDPRRGEHKDWGTLIFDYGRNEVRNFLVANALYWFEEFHVDGLRVDAVASMLYLDYSRNDGEWAPNQFGGRENLEAIRFLQEVNATSYKRYPGIAMIAEESTSFPGVTAPTSHAGLGFGFKWNMGWMNDSLQYIARDPMYRSHHEGELSFSFVYAFSENFILPISHDEVVHGKGSLFGRMPGDHWQKLANMRAFLAYMWGHPGKQLLFMGQEFGQMSEWSEGRGLDWWMLDQPSHAQLHDFVAELNRVYKEHAPLWSRDHDGAAFSRLGAPAWNPNVLAFARRDHHGNTIAVLCNFSGVPLGDFPIDLPEAGTWTEVLNSDAEAFGGSGQGNFGAVTTDARGSAVLTLPPLGVLWLQHSAGA, from the coding sequence ATGAGCACGCTTCCCGCCGAGCTCCTGGATGCCGTCGCCTACGGCACGCATCACGATCCGCACAGCGTCCTCGGTGCGCACGAGACCGCGGAGGGGTGGGTGATCCGCGTTCGTCGCCCCCTCGCCAAGGACGTGGTCGCCGAACTCGACGACGGCACGACGGCCGTTCTGTCGCACGTGCGCGGCGGCATCTGGGAGGGATCCGTCCCAGGTCACCCCGGTGCCTACCGCGTCCGCTCGACCTATGACGACGGCGTCGGTCACGTCGCCGACGATCCGTACCGCTTCCCACCATCGGTCGGCGAGCTCGACCTGCACCTCATCGCCGAGGGCCGACACGAGGAACTGTGGCGCGTCCTCGGAGCGCACGTGCGCGAGATCGACGGAATCTCCGGCACCGCCTTCACCGTCTGGGCTCCCAATGCACGGGCGCAGCGCGTGATCGGCGACTTCAACGGCTGGGACGGACAGGGCAGCGCGATGCGCTCCATGGGGTCCAGCGGGATCTGGGAGCTCTTCGTGCCGGGCGTGGGCGTCGGCGCACGCTACAAGTTCGAGATCCTCGCTCGCAGTGGCGCGTGGGTGCAGAAAGCCGACCCGATGGCGCGCCTCGCCGAAGTTCCGCCGGCGACTGCTTCGGTCGTCACGGATTCGGCCTACACCTGGTCGGACGACAGCTGGATCGCGGAGCGCTCGAACAGCGCTCCCATCGACCGTCCGATGTCGGTCTACGAGCTCCACCTCGGCTCATGGAAGCAGGGGCTGTCGTATCGCGACGCCGCGGACGAGATCATCGCCTACGTGGGTGCTCAGGGCTTCACACACGTCGAGTTCCTGCCGCTCGCCGAACACCCGTTCGGCGGCTCCTGGGGCTACCAGGTCTCGGGCTACTACGCCCCGACGAGCCGCTTCGGCGACCCCGACGACCTGCGCTACCTGATCGACCGCCTGCACCAGGCGGGCATCGGCGTGATCATGGACTGGGTCCCCGGTCACTTCCCCAAGGATGAGTTCGCGCTCGCGCGCTTCGACGGGGAGGCGCTCTACGAGCACCCCGACCCCCGCCGCGGTGAGCACAAGGACTGGGGAACGCTCATCTTCGACTACGGCCGCAACGAGGTGCGCAACTTCCTCGTCGCGAACGCGCTCTACTGGTTCGAAGAGTTCCACGTCGATGGTTTGAGAGTGGATGCCGTCGCCTCCATGCTCTATCTCGACTACTCCCGCAACGACGGCGAGTGGGCCCCCAACCAGTTCGGCGGGCGCGAGAACCTCGAGGCGATCCGCTTCCTGCAGGAGGTCAACGCGACCTCGTACAAGCGCTACCCCGGTATCGCGATGATCGCCGAGGAGTCCACGAGCTTCCCGGGTGTCACCGCGCCCACGTCCCACGCCGGCCTCGGTTTCGGCTTCAAGTGGAACATGGGGTGGATGAACGACTCCCTGCAGTACATCGCGCGTGACCCGATGTACCGCTCGCACCACGAGGGAGAGCTGTCGTTCTCGTTCGTGTACGCGTTCAGTGAGAACTTCATCCTTCCGATCAGCCACGACGAGGTTGTGCACGGCAAGGGCAGCCTCTTCGGACGGATGCCGGGAGACCACTGGCAGAAGCTCGCGAACATGCGCGCGTTCCTGGCGTACATGTGGGGCCACCCCGGCAAGCAGCTGCTGTTCATGGGCCAGGAGTTCGGCCAGATGTCCGAGTGGTCCGAGGGCCGCGGCTTGGACTGGTGGATGCTCGACCAGCCGTCTCACGCGCAGTTGCACGACTTCGTGGCCGAGCTCAACCGCGTCTACAAGGAGCACGCTCCGCTGTGGTCTCGCGATCACGACGGAGCGGCGTTCTCGCGCCTGGGCGCACCTGCCTGGAACCCGAACGTGCTGGCTTTCGCCCGTCGCGATCACCACGGCAACACGATCGCCGTGCTGTGCAACTTCTCGGGCGTGCCCCTCGGCGACTTCCCGATCGACCTCCCCGAGGCGGGGACGTGGACCGAGGTCCTCAACAGCGACGCCGAAGCCTTCGGCGGCTCGGGTCAGGGCAACTTCGGCGCCGTGACGACGGACGCGCGCGGAAGCGCCGTTCTCACTCTGCCGCCCCTCGGGGTCCTCTGGCTCCAGCACTCGGCCGGCGCCTGA
- the glgX gene encoding glycogen debranching protein GlgX translates to MVRPEPVLSPHAGLLDDAFDNLGVTLGPDGGTLRVWSAHADAMQLLVFDDVDLDWATETLTMAPTGGGGFEVTTPLLRPGARYAIRVGGPHGPGNTFNPQTLLIEPYSRGLVSGSFGDWRSVVVDGAFDWGASTKPQVPMDRTVIYEGHVKGLTKRHPFIPPALHGTYAGLAHPAMIEHFQSLGITSVELLPVHAFATEPRLLQLGLTNYWGYNSLNFFTPHAAYATAASRAEGPEAVLREFKGMVKLLHEAGLEVILDVVYNHTAEESIGGPRTSLRGIDNRSYYRQTDDGVYIDETGCGNAVNTSTDAAARLVLDSLRYWTNEVQIDGFRFDLAVTLGRDANHSFTPDHPLLQAIRDDEHLAGTKLIAEPWDVGMGGWQTGAFGEGWHEWNDRYRDRVRNFWLSDIDYARRADTAPVGIGGFATRLAGSSNTFSEERGPLASINFVTAHDGFTLRDLVSYDVKHNLGNGEQNRDGADTNRSFNHGAEGRTDDEQVLATRRKAMRNLMGTLLLSAGVPMITAGDEMGRTQRGNNNAYCHDSTLTWLSWDLAPWQRDLFAHTQRLLQLRRENPALRPKRFARAGESIPSASVMEWFDERGETMSGERWTDPSHRTLQYLATSTPEEEQLNRILLIVHGNERAIDVTLPTLEPGVSFVSLWSSEEEAPTEHGERFAPGDVLAVAGTSMRLFRVE, encoded by the coding sequence ATGGTCCGACCCGAGCCTGTCCTTTCCCCGCACGCCGGCCTGCTCGACGACGCTTTCGACAACCTCGGCGTGACGCTCGGTCCCGACGGAGGCACCCTGCGCGTGTGGTCGGCTCACGCCGATGCGATGCAGCTCCTCGTGTTCGACGACGTCGATCTCGACTGGGCGACCGAGACGCTCACGATGGCGCCGACGGGTGGCGGGGGGTTCGAGGTCACGACTCCCCTGCTGCGCCCGGGTGCGCGCTACGCGATCCGCGTCGGGGGGCCGCACGGCCCGGGCAACACCTTCAACCCGCAGACGCTCCTCATCGAGCCCTACTCGCGCGGACTCGTCTCCGGATCCTTCGGCGACTGGCGCTCCGTCGTCGTCGACGGCGCCTTCGACTGGGGCGCGTCCACCAAGCCGCAGGTGCCGATGGACCGCACCGTCATCTACGAGGGCCATGTCAAAGGCCTGACGAAGCGGCATCCGTTCATCCCGCCCGCCCTGCACGGCACGTACGCCGGCCTCGCGCACCCCGCGATGATCGAGCACTTCCAGTCGCTCGGTATCACGAGCGTCGAACTGCTTCCCGTGCACGCTTTCGCGACCGAGCCGCGCCTGCTCCAGCTCGGCCTCACCAATTACTGGGGCTACAACTCGCTGAACTTCTTCACCCCGCACGCCGCGTACGCCACGGCCGCAAGCCGCGCCGAGGGGCCCGAGGCCGTCCTGCGCGAGTTCAAGGGAATGGTCAAGCTCCTGCACGAGGCCGGCCTCGAGGTGATCCTCGACGTGGTCTACAACCACACGGCGGAAGAGAGTATCGGCGGTCCACGGACGAGCCTGCGCGGCATCGACAACCGCTCCTATTACCGACAGACCGACGACGGCGTCTACATCGACGAGACCGGATGCGGCAATGCGGTGAACACGTCGACGGATGCCGCTGCGCGCCTCGTCCTGGACTCGTTGCGGTACTGGACGAACGAGGTGCAGATCGACGGCTTCCGCTTCGACCTCGCGGTGACGCTCGGGCGCGACGCGAACCATTCCTTCACGCCCGACCATCCGCTGCTGCAGGCTATCCGCGACGACGAGCACCTGGCCGGGACCAAGCTCATCGCCGAGCCGTGGGACGTGGGCATGGGCGGGTGGCAGACGGGCGCCTTCGGTGAGGGCTGGCACGAGTGGAACGACCGCTACCGCGATCGAGTGCGCAACTTCTGGCTGAGCGACATCGACTACGCCCGCCGGGCCGACACCGCCCCGGTCGGCATCGGGGGTTTCGCGACGCGACTCGCCGGTTCGTCCAACACGTTCAGCGAAGAGCGCGGACCTCTCGCGAGCATCAACTTCGTGACCGCCCACGACGGATTCACGCTCCGCGACTTGGTCTCGTACGACGTCAAGCACAATCTCGGCAACGGCGAGCAGAACCGCGACGGCGCCGACACGAACCGCTCGTTCAACCACGGTGCCGAGGGTCGCACCGACGACGAACAGGTGCTCGCCACGCGCCGCAAAGCGATGCGCAACCTCATGGGCACCCTCCTGCTGTCTGCGGGCGTCCCGATGATCACCGCGGGCGACGAGATGGGTCGCACCCAACGCGGCAACAACAACGCCTACTGTCACGACTCGACCCTCACGTGGCTGTCGTGGGACCTCGCGCCCTGGCAACGCGACCTGTTCGCGCACACGCAGCGCCTCCTGCAGCTGCGGCGCGAGAACCCGGCGCTGCGCCCGAAGCGTTTCGCCCGGGCGGGAGAGAGCATCCCTTCGGCCTCGGTGATGGAGTGGTTCGACGAGCGGGGCGAGACCATGTCGGGCGAGCGGTGGACGGACCCGTCGCACCGGACTCTGCAGTACCTGGCGACCTCGACGCCCGAGGAAGAGCAACTCAATCGCATCCTGCTCATCGTGCACGGCAACGAGCGCGCGATCGACGTGACGCTGCCGACGCTGGAGCCGGGCGTCTCGTTCGTCTCGCTCTGGTCGAGCGAGGAAGAGGCCCCGACCGAGCACGGCGAACGCTTCGCCCCGGGAGATGTGCTCGCCGTTGCGGGAACCTCGATGAGACTGTTCCGCGTCGAGTAA
- a CDS encoding tetratricopeptide repeat protein has translation MSTPAPGSVMRGAVDLSSLRNRPTPPASGGAPAQAADATTAKLIFDVTDATFGDVLELSRTVPVVVDLWAEWCGPCKQLSPVLEKVVTELGGRVVLAKVDVDANPQLAQGFRAQSIPMVVALVAGQPVPLFNGAVPEQQVRDVFAQLLQLAAQHGVTGTVPTADGAADADEPAEAPLPPLHAEAFAAIEEGDYPRAISAYERALAENPRDAEAAAGLGQVRLLNRVQGADLQQARAAAAAAPTDVEAQFLVADLDLAGGHVDDAFGRLLDLFATLPAEERAPVRARLLELFGIVGDDDARVLRARGRLASLLF, from the coding sequence GTGAGCACTCCCGCCCCCGGTTCCGTCATGCGCGGTGCGGTCGATCTGTCGTCGCTGCGCAACCGTCCCACGCCGCCCGCGTCGGGTGGCGCTCCCGCGCAGGCCGCGGATGCCACGACGGCGAAGCTGATCTTCGACGTCACCGATGCGACCTTCGGCGACGTGCTCGAGCTGTCGCGCACGGTTCCCGTTGTCGTCGACCTGTGGGCGGAGTGGTGCGGGCCCTGCAAGCAGCTCAGCCCCGTGCTCGAGAAGGTCGTGACCGAACTCGGCGGACGGGTCGTGCTCGCGAAAGTCGACGTCGATGCCAATCCTCAGCTCGCACAGGGCTTCCGCGCGCAATCGATCCCGATGGTGGTCGCCCTCGTCGCGGGCCAGCCGGTTCCCCTCTTCAACGGTGCGGTTCCCGAGCAGCAGGTGCGCGACGTCTTCGCGCAGCTCCTGCAGCTGGCGGCGCAGCACGGCGTGACCGGAACGGTGCCGACGGCGGACGGAGCCGCGGATGCCGACGAGCCCGCCGAGGCTCCGCTGCCGCCGCTGCACGCCGAGGCCTTCGCAGCGATCGAAGAAGGCGACTATCCGCGCGCCATCTCGGCGTACGAGCGCGCTCTCGCGGAGAACCCGCGCGACGCCGAGGCTGCCGCCGGTCTCGGGCAGGTTCGTCTTCTGAACCGGGTCCAGGGCGCAGACCTGCAGCAGGCACGCGCGGCTGCTGCTGCCGCTCCCACCGACGTCGAGGCGCAGTTCCTCGTCGCCGATCTCGATCTCGCCGGCGGCCACGTCGACGACGCGTTCGGACGCCTGCTCGACCTGTTCGCAACCCTTCCGGCGGAGGAGCGCGCTCCGGTGCGTGCGCGTCTCCTGGAGCTGTTCGGCATCGTCGGCGACGATGACGCGCGCGTCCTCCGCGCGCGCGGGCGCTTGGCATCCCTGCTCTTCTGA
- a CDS encoding maltotransferase domain-containing protein — translation MATTTTPTPVRPWRSGASIPERPVKPTPTAKGVVTPRIPLALPHPSVPGGRFRPSAYVGEAVPFTVTAFREGHDRIGVHVRLFSPSGDESLHRLSPLNDGFDRWSTLVAPLEQGIWRFRFEAFADEFATWEHAADVKIAAGVDSALMREIGARLFDRARGEKKRPGSDKDVLYEAARALRDPDTHDDVALEIVRSPEIAAIFAARPVMGLVSVGRETELLVERERAGVGAWYEFFPRSEGATRAEDGTVVSGTFRTATDRLPGVAGMGFDVLYLPPIHPIGESNRKGPNNTLVTSPGDPGSPWAIGGPAGGHDAVHPDLGTLDDFRDFVSAARAQGIEVALDLALQASPDHPWVTEHPEWFTTLPDGSIAYAENPPKKYQDIYPVNFDNDPDGIRAEVLRIVRHWIAQGVRIFRVDNPHTKPLQFWEWLIATVSAEEPDVVFLAEAFTRPAPLQGLAMAGFQQSYTYFTWRNKKEELEEFFSGLAHETSDFLRPNLFVNTPDILTEYLQFGGRPAYKIRAALAATAAPTYGVYAGYELYENVARPGSEENIDNEKYEYKFRDWAGAEAAGDSLAPYLRMLNQARRDHPALRQLRNLDVHWSDDDAILVYSKHLDAALSPTGESDTIIVVANVDPHSARQSTVHLDTTVWGVEPGTPYEVEDLVTGQVWTWADHNFVRLDAFDEPVHILHVKEVR, via the coding sequence GTGGCCACCACGACGACTCCTACGCCCGTACGTCCCTGGCGCAGCGGCGCCTCGATTCCCGAGCGCCCGGTCAAACCGACGCCGACCGCGAAGGGCGTGGTGACGCCGCGTATCCCGCTCGCGCTCCCCCACCCCAGCGTGCCGGGCGGACGATTCCGCCCGTCGGCGTACGTCGGCGAAGCCGTCCCCTTCACGGTGACCGCATTCCGCGAAGGGCATGACCGCATCGGCGTGCACGTGAGGTTGTTCTCGCCCTCCGGCGACGAGTCGCTGCACCGGCTCAGCCCCCTGAACGACGGGTTCGACCGGTGGTCCACGCTCGTCGCTCCGCTCGAGCAGGGCATTTGGCGATTCCGTTTCGAAGCTTTCGCCGACGAGTTCGCGACGTGGGAGCACGCGGCCGACGTCAAGATCGCCGCGGGGGTCGACTCCGCTCTCATGCGCGAGATCGGTGCCCGGCTGTTCGACCGCGCGCGCGGAGAGAAGAAGCGCCCCGGCAGCGACAAGGACGTGCTGTACGAGGCAGCGCGCGCGCTGCGCGACCCGGACACGCACGATGACGTCGCCCTCGAGATCGTCCGCAGCCCAGAGATCGCCGCCATCTTCGCGGCCAGGCCCGTGATGGGCTTGGTCTCGGTGGGGCGTGAGACGGAGCTGCTCGTCGAGCGTGAGCGCGCCGGCGTCGGCGCGTGGTACGAGTTCTTCCCCCGATCCGAGGGCGCGACGCGCGCCGAAGACGGAACCGTCGTGAGCGGAACCTTCCGCACCGCGACGGACCGTCTACCGGGGGTCGCCGGCATGGGCTTCGACGTGCTGTACCTGCCGCCGATCCACCCCATCGGCGAGAGCAATCGCAAGGGCCCGAACAACACCCTCGTCACGTCGCCCGGCGACCCCGGCTCGCCGTGGGCCATCGGCGGTCCGGCGGGCGGACACGACGCCGTGCACCCCGACCTCGGGACTCTCGACGACTTCCGCGACTTCGTCTCGGCCGCACGCGCCCAGGGCATCGAGGTCGCCCTCGACCTGGCCCTCCAGGCCTCGCCCGACCACCCGTGGGTGACGGAGCATCCCGAGTGGTTCACGACGCTGCCCGACGGCTCGATCGCCTATGCGGAGAATCCGCCGAAGAAGTACCAGGACATCTACCCGGTCAACTTCGACAACGACCCCGACGGCATCCGCGCCGAGGTCTTGCGGATCGTGCGGCACTGGATCGCCCAGGGCGTCCGCATCTTCCGCGTCGACAACCCGCACACCAAGCCCCTGCAGTTCTGGGAGTGGCTGATCGCGACCGTCAGCGCCGAAGAGCCCGACGTCGTCTTCCTCGCCGAGGCGTTCACGCGCCCCGCCCCGCTGCAGGGACTCGCCATGGCCGGGTTCCAGCAGAGCTACACCTACTTCACGTGGCGGAACAAGAAGGAGGAGCTCGAGGAGTTCTTCTCGGGCCTCGCGCACGAGACCTCCGACTTCCTGCGCCCCAATCTCTTCGTCAACACCCCCGACATCCTCACCGAGTACCTGCAGTTCGGCGGCCGTCCGGCCTACAAGATCCGCGCGGCGCTGGCGGCGACGGCCGCGCCGACCTATGGCGTCTACGCCGGTTACGAGCTCTATGAGAACGTGGCTCGTCCGGGGTCGGAAGAGAACATCGACAACGAGAAGTACGAGTACAAGTTCCGCGATTGGGCGGGTGCCGAGGCGGCGGGCGATTCCCTCGCTCCCTACCTGCGCATGCTGAACCAGGCGCGCCGCGACCACCCCGCTCTGCGCCAGCTTCGCAATCTCGACGTGCACTGGAGCGACGACGACGCGATCCTGGTCTATTCGAAGCACCTCGACGCGGCGCTCTCCCCCACCGGTGAGAGCGACACGATCATCGTGGTCGCCAATGTCGACCCGCACTCGGCGCGGCAGAGCACGGTGCACCTCGACACCACGGTGTGGGGCGTCGAGCCCGGCACCCCTTACGAGGTCGAAGACCTCGTGACCGGTCAGGTGTGGACCTGGGCCGATCACAACTTCGTGCGCTTGGACGCGTTCGACGAACCCGTGCACATCCTGCACGTGAAGGAGGTCCGATGA
- a CDS encoding AI-2E family transporter — MKIHNPFRVALLATLGVGVGLLLIGSVENLSTILLYVGTALFLSLGLDPVVSFLERRGLPRWAAVLATILGVLGIFAGIILMVVPIIVSQIAQLVAQIEELLRPGRWNEIVSGAQEWASSTLPWLPLDQVWAGIQHWFSTLDVGSISTMVGNSLLTIGGAVAAGLGGAFIVLILTIYFTASTPSLKSAVYQLVPASKRARFIELAEKITDSVGYYVMGQVSLGVINGILSAIFLSIINAPFPAVLAVVAFFFSLIPLVGTLTGSTIIVLTCLIPGLGSPTMALIALIYYLVYMQIEAYVISPRIMNRAVSVPGAVVVIAALAGGALLNLLGALIAIPVAASILIIYREVIIPRQNER; from the coding sequence ATGAAGATCCACAACCCCTTCCGGGTGGCGCTGCTCGCGACCCTCGGTGTCGGCGTCGGGCTGCTGCTCATCGGCAGTGTCGAGAATCTGTCGACGATCCTCCTCTACGTGGGGACCGCGCTGTTCCTCTCGCTCGGTCTCGACCCGGTGGTCTCCTTCCTCGAACGACGGGGGCTCCCGCGCTGGGCTGCCGTTCTCGCGACGATCCTCGGTGTTCTCGGCATCTTCGCGGGCATCATCCTGATGGTCGTCCCGATCATCGTGAGCCAGATCGCGCAGCTCGTCGCGCAGATCGAGGAGCTCCTCCGACCCGGTCGGTGGAATGAGATCGTCTCCGGCGCGCAGGAGTGGGCCTCGTCGACGCTTCCATGGCTCCCGCTCGATCAGGTGTGGGCCGGCATCCAGCACTGGTTCTCGACGCTCGACGTCGGCTCGATCTCGACCATGGTCGGCAACAGCCTCTTGACGATCGGCGGGGCGGTCGCGGCGGGCCTCGGTGGCGCCTTCATCGTGCTGATCCTGACGATCTACTTCACGGCATCCACGCCGTCGCTCAAGTCGGCGGTCTACCAGCTGGTTCCCGCCTCGAAGCGCGCCCGCTTCATCGAACTGGCCGAGAAGATCACGGATTCGGTGGGGTACTACGTGATGGGCCAGGTCAGTCTGGGCGTGATCAACGGCATCCTGAGCGCGATCTTCCTGAGCATCATCAACGCGCCCTTCCCGGCGGTCCTCGCGGTCGTGGCCTTCTTCTTCTCGCTCATCCCGCTCGTGGGAACCCTGACCGGATCGACGATCATCGTCCTCACGTGTCTGATCCCCGGTCTCGGCTCGCCGACGATGGCCCTCATCGCCCTCATCTACTACCTCGTGTACATGCAGATCGAGGCCTACGTCATCTCACCGCGCATCATGAACCGCGCGGTGTCGGTCCCGGGAGCGGTCGTCGTCATCGCGGCGCTCGCGGGCGGGGCGCTGCTGAACCTGCTCGGCGCGCTGATCGCCATCCCTGTGGCGGCCAGCATCCTGATCATCTATCGCGAGGTCATCATCCCGCGCCAGAACGAGCGCTGA
- a CDS encoding glycosyl transferase, with product MRFVWAVVAFIIAAVMIGAGIAQRTVFQGPAETSQTIQTDQSTAYTMIDGAVLGSLPGAQTLRVDGDSNVFVSYGRTEDMRAWLSDAEYTSVTMGDQNTVETSVVEPTVESTPADSTTATDATGGTDATGTADTTTGTQTAGARSPVGSDLWLDEFEQTGTLTQTLQLPADMSVLVASDGQAPAPSTITVTWPVDNSTPWAGPLIVGGGVVLLIGLVLYVLGIRHVRRSRRPRRKGLPLPVTEPISIADADDKGVISESTRRRGNGRTRGVLGSGRRALVALPALGVSAALFAGCSADAWPQIAASDSPSPSATVIVPEGQFPPAVTEAQAQRIVSRISQTVAQADAAMDATAAETRLTGPALAERKTNYTLRAAIPDRPALPAIPAEPVQITLPQTTNAWPRTVMTVVESADASAPTTTIMMMTQDNPWSEYRASYVGNLEASTNLPELAAPYVGATQVPPDSSFLVMPPNELATAYADLINNGQNSASWSKFDTANDLLLPAIEDNKKKRTDELNQTGAGTAEISFTASAGPTDPIALATLDTGAIVAVNVYESDTAKPTNADAVIKLDNNPAVKALTGVDQSATGFTTTYSDQIFFYVPSQGSDDPIRLLGYRSSLLEAKVSP from the coding sequence GTGAGATTCGTCTGGGCCGTGGTGGCGTTCATCATCGCCGCCGTCATGATCGGTGCGGGCATTGCCCAGCGCACCGTGTTCCAAGGGCCGGCGGAGACATCGCAGACGATCCAGACGGATCAGTCGACCGCCTACACGATGATCGACGGCGCGGTCCTCGGCAGCCTTCCGGGGGCTCAGACGCTGCGCGTCGACGGGGACTCGAATGTCTTCGTGTCCTACGGCCGCACCGAGGACATGCGAGCGTGGCTCTCGGACGCCGAGTACACGTCGGTCACGATGGGCGACCAGAACACCGTCGAGACCTCCGTCGTCGAACCGACCGTGGAGTCCACGCCCGCGGATTCGACGACCGCGACGGATGCGACCGGGGGCACGGATGCCACGGGAACGGCCGACACCACGACCGGAACGCAGACGGCCGGTGCGCGTTCACCGGTCGGTTCCGACCTCTGGCTCGACGAGTTCGAGCAGACCGGCACCCTCACCCAGACTCTGCAGCTTCCCGCCGATATGAGTGTCCTCGTCGCCTCGGACGGGCAGGCCCCCGCCCCCTCCACGATCACGGTGACGTGGCCGGTCGACAACTCCACTCCGTGGGCGGGCCCGCTCATCGTGGGTGGGGGAGTCGTGCTGCTGATCGGGCTCGTGCTCTACGTCCTCGGCATCCGTCATGTCCGTCGCTCGCGGCGGCCCCGTCGCAAGGGGCTTCCGCTGCCGGTGACGGAACCCATTTCGATCGCCGACGCCGACGACAAAGGGGTGATCAGCGAGTCGACCCGCCGTCGGGGGAACGGCCGGACGCGCGGTGTGCTCGGGTCGGGTCGTCGCGCGCTCGTCGCTCTTCCCGCCCTCGGGGTGTCCGCCGCCCTCTTCGCGGGCTGCTCCGCCGACGCTTGGCCGCAGATCGCCGCGTCGGATTCGCCGAGCCCGTCCGCAACGGTCATCGTGCCCGAGGGGCAGTTCCCCCCGGCGGTGACCGAGGCGCAGGCGCAGCGCATCGTCTCGCGGATCTCGCAGACGGTCGCTCAGGCCGATGCGGCGATGGACGCCACCGCCGCGGAGACGCGCCTGACGGGTCCGGCGCTCGCCGAGCGCAAGACCAACTACACACTTCGTGCGGCCATCCCCGATCGTCCGGCGCTGCCCGCCATCCCCGCCGAGCCGGTGCAGATCACGCTTCCCCAGACCACGAACGCGTGGCCGCGTACCGTGATGACCGTCGTCGAGTCCGCGGACGCGAGCGCCCCCACGACGACCATCATGATGATGACGCAGGACAACCCCTGGTCGGAGTACCGGGCGTCCTACGTCGGCAACCTCGAGGCATCCACCAACCTGCCCGAACTCGCCGCACCGTACGTCGGCGCGACCCAGGTGCCGCCGGACTCCTCGTTCCTGGTGATGCCGCCGAACGAGCTCGCCACCGCTTACGCGGACCTCATCAACAACGGCCAGAACAGCGCGTCGTGGTCGAAGTTCGACACGGCCAACGACCTGCTCCTGCCGGCGATCGAGGACAACAAGAAGAAGCGCACCGACGAGCTCAACCAGACCGGAGCGGGCACGGCGGAGATCAGCTTCACGGCGTCGGCCGGTCCCACGGATCCGATCGCGCTCGCCACTCTCGACACCGGCGCGATCGTCGCTGTGAACGTCTACGAGAGCGACACGGCGAAGCCGACCAACGCGGACGCCGTCATCAAGCTCGACAACAACCCCGCGGTCAAGGCTCTCACCGGCGTCGACCAGTCGGCGACGGGCTTCACCACGACCTACTCCGACCAGATCTTCTTCTACGTCCCCAGCCAGGGGTCGGACGATCCGATCCGTCTCCTCGGCTACCGATCCAGCCTCCTCGAAGCGAAGGTGTCCCCGTGA